The following are from one region of the Mauremys reevesii isolate NIE-2019 linkage group 2, ASM1616193v1, whole genome shotgun sequence genome:
- the LOC120396365 gene encoding uncharacterized protein LOC120396365 isoform X2 — protein sequence MCKDPGLYCPQEASATFTALAAVDLLSLGPGEEPSCESPGPDLHVLSPQSHHRATVHTKTGAVATVLSKTQKDDSCRESPAHVAMGHGDPPKAGPEKHPVAPSSQPPGQPGGRTHGLHCIVGRVPRQPPADGEGSRGHAEAALKAMRKQREDSNTHIRGRGLHGLRNAVTEFPHKVRKKRDQILGRFVCAMCECCAPHAVVDAMEGLCWMLRDPNASLKAHVAVLLALQASTFFEDENSGLRRASMELFGNLTKFVCKKSSLFRAEVKERMGMLLIHLQDGDPQVAQLQDCLERLSKKAALRAAAAQQLIDISDKGAAASR from the exons ATGTGTAAGGATCCTGGACTCTATTGCCCGCaagaagcttcagccaccttcacag cacttgCAGCtgtggatctgctctccctgggcccaGGAGAGGAGCCGAGCTGTGAGAGCCCGGGCCCAGATCTTCATGTTTTATCGCCTCAGAGCCATCACCGAG CCACCGTGCACACCAAGACAGGGGCGGTGGCGACCGTGCTGAGCAAGACGCAGAAGGATGATAGCTGCAGAGAGAGCCCTGCCCATGTTGCTATG GGCCATGGTGATCCACCCAAAGCAGGCCCTGAGAAGCATCCCGTGGCTCCTTCTTCCCAGCCTCCAGGCCAGCCAGGAGGACGAACGCATGGCCTGCACTGTATTGTTGGCAGAG TTCCTCGGCAGCCCCCTGCTGATGGAGAAGGATCCCGAGGCCATGCGGAAGCAGCTTTGAAGGCCATGCGGAAGCAGAGAGAGGACAGCAACACCCACATTCGAGGCAGAGGGCTGCACGGCCTCAGGAACGCAGTAACCGAGTTCCCGCACAAG GTAAGGAAGAAACGAGACCAGATCCTGGGGAGGTTTGTCTGTGCCATGTGCGAATGCTGCGCCCCCCACGCCGTTGTGGATGCCATGGAAGGGCTCTGCTGGATGCTGCGGGACCCCAATGCGTCTCTGAAGGCGCACGTCGCCGTCCTGCTGGCCCTGCAGGCGAGTACATTCTTTGAGGAT GAGAACAGCGGCCTGAGGCGGGCCTCCATGGAGCTCTTTGGCAACCTCACCAAATTTGTTTGCAAGAAGTCATCCCTCTTTAGGGCTGAGGTGAAGGAGAGAATGGGGATGCTGCTCATCCACCTACAGGACGGGGATCCCCAGGTGGCCCAG CTCCAGGACTGCCTGGAGAGGCTGAGCAAGAAGGCTGCCCTGAGAGCAGCCGCTGCCCAGCAGCTGATAG ACATCAGTGATaaaggggctgcagcatccagatGA
- the LOC120396365 gene encoding uncharacterized protein LOC120396365 isoform X1 produces MSSPCWGGKQVLGVAPALLPLTRLSPCSPALAAVDLLSLGPGEEPSCESPGPDLHVLSPQSHHRATVHTKTGAVATVLSKTQKDDSCRESPAHVAMGHGDPPKAGPEKHPVAPSSQPPGQPGGRTHGLHCIVGRVPRQPPADGEGSRGHAEAALKAMRKQREDSNTHIRGRGLHGLRNAVTEFPHKVRKKRDQILGRFVCAMCECCAPHAVVDAMEGLCWMLRDPNASLKAHVAVLLALQASTFFEDENSGLRRASMELFGNLTKFVCKKSSLFRAEVKERMGMLLIHLQDGDPQVAQLQDCLERLSKKAALRAAAAQQLIDISDKGAAASR; encoded by the exons atgtcctctccctgctggggCGGGAAGCAGGTTCTGGGAGTCGCCCCGGCATTGCTGCCGCTCACACggctttctccctgctccccagcacttgCAGCtgtggatctgctctccctgggcccaGGAGAGGAGCCGAGCTGTGAGAGCCCGGGCCCAGATCTTCATGTTTTATCGCCTCAGAGCCATCACCGAG CCACCGTGCACACCAAGACAGGGGCGGTGGCGACCGTGCTGAGCAAGACGCAGAAGGATGATAGCTGCAGAGAGAGCCCTGCCCATGTTGCTATG GGCCATGGTGATCCACCCAAAGCAGGCCCTGAGAAGCATCCCGTGGCTCCTTCTTCCCAGCCTCCAGGCCAGCCAGGAGGACGAACGCATGGCCTGCACTGTATTGTTGGCAGAG TTCCTCGGCAGCCCCCTGCTGATGGAGAAGGATCCCGAGGCCATGCGGAAGCAGCTTTGAAGGCCATGCGGAAGCAGAGAGAGGACAGCAACACCCACATTCGAGGCAGAGGGCTGCACGGCCTCAGGAACGCAGTAACCGAGTTCCCGCACAAG GTAAGGAAGAAACGAGACCAGATCCTGGGGAGGTTTGTCTGTGCCATGTGCGAATGCTGCGCCCCCCACGCCGTTGTGGATGCCATGGAAGGGCTCTGCTGGATGCTGCGGGACCCCAATGCGTCTCTGAAGGCGCACGTCGCCGTCCTGCTGGCCCTGCAGGCGAGTACATTCTTTGAGGAT GAGAACAGCGGCCTGAGGCGGGCCTCCATGGAGCTCTTTGGCAACCTCACCAAATTTGTTTGCAAGAAGTCATCCCTCTTTAGGGCTGAGGTGAAGGAGAGAATGGGGATGCTGCTCATCCACCTACAGGACGGGGATCCCCAGGTGGCCCAG CTCCAGGACTGCCTGGAGAGGCTGAGCAAGAAGGCTGCCCTGAGAGCAGCCGCTGCCCAGCAGCTGATAG ACATCAGTGATaaaggggctgcagcatccagatGA